The stretch of DNA CTAGGAAGAAATTCGGGCTTAAAGATATAAAGTGCCATTCCACCTGTTAATCCAATTGAGCCTATACAAGCTGAATACACATGAAGCTTAGCTAATAGCCCAATTTTTGGTGAGAACACCTTATAATATATCGCCCATGCAAATAGTGTTAACCATCCAACAACAAGTATATGTGCATGTATTGGTCTGAAAGCATAATCACCTGAACCAGCCATATGTGAGCCTAAAAAAGCTCCGATTAGACCAAATAAAGCTGACAATCTTAATAATAATTTACTATATTTACTATTCATCTTTTTATCCTCCATTCGTTTTTTCTTCTTATTTTAATAGATTATTTATGCCTAATCAAAATTAAGCTTTTGGTTTATTTCATTAAGTTTAATTCCACACAATATTACTTCTTTAATTTAACTTTTGAATATGAACAGAAGATGAACTGTACTTTACAATCTGTCATTAATCAATCGCAATATGTTAACTTTATTATTATCAAGTTGACATATTATGATATGAAGGTTTATCCTTTATTTATATTACAACTGTTTTTGGAGGAAAAATTATATGAAAAAAAGATTAAGACCGATTGAATTAACACTTGCAGGAATGTTTGTTGCCTTGATGTGTGTAGGTGCTAATATCACTTCAATTGTTCCATTCATGGTTATTGGCGGAGTACCAATCACCTTACAAACGTTTTTTGCTATTCTTTCAGGAGCCATTCTTGGAAGCAGATTAGGAGCAATCACTATGGCTGTTTATGCATTTGTTGGCCTTGTTGGAGCACCTGTGTTCGCTAAATTTGGCGGAGGATTGTCTCATTTATTAAGTCCAACCTTTGGTTTTATTCTTTCTTTTATTCTTACAGCCTATGTAACCGGAAAAATCATTGAAAGAAAAAGGACCCTTCCCGTTTATATTTCGGCTGCATTGGTTGGCTTAGTTATTAATTATGTTTTCGGTACAAACTGGATGTATTTTGCTTATAAATTTTGGGCAGCAGCACCAGATGGTTTTACTTATAAATTAGCTTGGATGTGGATGATTCCACCTCTTCCAAAGGATATCATACTTTCTGTTTGTGCAGGGATGATGGCTTATCGATTAGAGCACAAAGTACTTGCACGAAGCCAATTTAGGAATATTCAACGGGCATCATAATGAAAGTGGAGGAAAGATGATGGCAAAATGGGAAACATTAGCTCAACAAGTATTAAAAGGATATGAACTAACTGATGACGAAGCCTTGAGTATTTTGGAAAGCCCTGATGAAGAGCTTCTAGAGCTATTACAAAGCGCCTATCAGATTCGTTATCACTACTATGGAAAAAAAGTTAAGCTGAATATGATCATCAATACAAAATCAGGGCTATGTCCTGAAAATTGTGGATACTGCTCACAATCTAGTATTTCTACTGCACCAATCGAAAAGTATCGGATGATGGATAAGGATGCTATTGTAAAGGGAGCAGAGCAGGCCTACCAGATGAATGTAGGTACTTATTGTATCGTTGCCAGCGGCAGAGGGCCAAGTAATAAAGATGTTGATCACGTTGTATCTGCCGTAAAAGAAATTAAAGAGAAATACAATCTAAAGATTTGTGCTTGCCTTGGTCTATTAAAGCCTAAGCAGGCAAAATCGCTAAAAGATGCTGGAGTAGATCGCTATAATCATAATATTAACACATCAGAAAACCATCATGAATCGATTACGACTTCCCATACTTTTAATGACAGAGTAAACACGGTAGAATTAATTAAAGAGCAAGGAATCTCACCTTGTTCTGGAGTAATTATTGGCATGAAGGAAACAAAGAGTGATGTCGTTTCCATGGCAAGAAGCTTAAAAGCTTTAGATGCAGATTCAATACCAGTCAATTTTCTCCATGCGATAGATGGAACACCGCTTGAAGGTACTAATGAATTGAATCCAAGATACTGTTTAAAGGTGTTATGCATAATGCGTTTCATCAATCCTACTAAGGAAATTCGCATTTCTGGCGGTCGTGAAGTTAATTTAAGAAGTCTACAGCCGCTCGGCCTTTACCCTGCAAATTCAATTTTTGTTGGTGATTATTTAACAACTGCTGGACAAGAGAGTACAGCTGATCATCAAATGCTCATTGACCTCGGCTTTGAGATTGATTTCGTTTCTGCGAATTCCATAATGAATTAAAAAATATTGTCATCATTGATATTAGAATAGCTTGGAAATTTAATACTTAATTAATAATAAAAAGAGCAGAAGCATGGTCTCAGCCATGCTTCTGCTCTTTTTAGAAATCATTTTCCTTAGGTACAATTACTGTAAAAATGGACCCTTCCCCTTTTTTACTCTCTACCTTAATCTCTCCA from Cytobacillus dafuensis encodes:
- a CDS encoding biotin transporter BioY yields the protein MKKRLRPIELTLAGMFVALMCVGANITSIVPFMVIGGVPITLQTFFAILSGAILGSRLGAITMAVYAFVGLVGAPVFAKFGGGLSHLLSPTFGFILSFILTAYVTGKIIERKRTLPVYISAALVGLVINYVFGTNWMYFAYKFWAAAPDGFTYKLAWMWMIPPLPKDIILSVCAGMMAYRLEHKVLARSQFRNIQRAS
- the bioB gene encoding biotin synthase BioB, producing the protein MAKWETLAQQVLKGYELTDDEALSILESPDEELLELLQSAYQIRYHYYGKKVKLNMIINTKSGLCPENCGYCSQSSISTAPIEKYRMMDKDAIVKGAEQAYQMNVGTYCIVASGRGPSNKDVDHVVSAVKEIKEKYNLKICACLGLLKPKQAKSLKDAGVDRYNHNINTSENHHESITTSHTFNDRVNTVELIKEQGISPCSGVIIGMKETKSDVVSMARSLKALDADSIPVNFLHAIDGTPLEGTNELNPRYCLKVLCIMRFINPTKEIRISGGREVNLRSLQPLGLYPANSIFVGDYLTTAGQESTADHQMLIDLGFEIDFVSANSIMN